The genomic window ACACTCAGCTACAACCACCTGCCTCACGAGCTCAAGGGTTGCATAATGTACTTTAGTATCTTCCCGGAGGATTATGAGATCAACAAGGATCGACTCTTGACAAGATGGATCGCCGAAGGATTAGTTCCTGAGAAGCGAGGCTTGACTGTAATGGAGGTTGCAGAATCCTACTTGGACGAGCTAGTGAGCAGGAACATGATTGTACCACATTTTGGCTATGATGGTAAGGTGGAGTCATGCCGGGTGCACGACATGCTTCTTGAGGTCATGGTGTCCAAGTCCCTGGAGTGTAACTTCATCAGCCTGCTAGGAGGGCAATATGCAGCCATGTCATATGACAGGATCCGTCGCCTCTCCATCCAAGGGGATGACGACATGAGGCCCCAGGGTGCACagcagcacaagaagaagatgactgGACAAGGCATTGGGGGAATGGATGTGGAGCATGTTCGATCATTGAGCATGTTTCAGCTCCAGACGCACAAGCTGCTCGATCATCTAGACAAGTTATCCCTACTGAGGGTACTTGACCTAGAAGATTGCGAGGGCCTAACAAATGATCATATGATATATGTTTGCAGGTTGTACCTACTCAGGTTCTTGAGCGTGAAGGGTACAAATATCACCAAAATGCCTCCTCAAGTTGGAAAGCTAGAGCACTTGCAGACTCTTGATACACGTGGCACATTCCTTGGCGGGCTACCAGAAACTATGATCAACTTGGAGAACCTTGAGCGCATACATTTCAGAAACAAGCATGCATGGAACGTTCTGTGGAATTTGCCCCGGGGGCTCAGGAAGATGAAGGCACTACGCGAGGTCGATATAGCATTTCTCAGAGACGACGTCCAAGTTGCCCGGGAGCTGGGTGAACTACAACAACTTCAAAGTATAGGTATGTACATTCATGACTGCCAGTATAACTCCGAGTTTCTCCGAGAGCTTGCCCTCTCCTTGAGTAAGATGTACTCCCTCCGGAGACTCGACATATCAAATATGAATATTGGAAATGGAAAGATGACATTTCTCTATAACCTCCCCACGCCGCCACGACTCCTCCGACACCTTAGGATCGAGGGCGTCCTCGATGATGGGTTGCCTAGCTGGATCGGGTCACTCACATACCTTGTTGAGTTCACAATCATGCGCACAAGGCTTGTTGGTGACCAACTATTCGGCGTCCTGTGTAAGTTGCCCAACCTGAAGAGCATCTGTATGGATCAGGACTTCTGCAACGACGAAGTCTTAGTTGTGCGCAAAAGCCACAACTTCCCGGTGCTCAGCAACCTGATAGTGACCTATAAACCACAAAGGCCCAAAGTTTTCCAATTTGAGCAAGGATCCATGACACGACTTGAGACACTTCAAATAGGATTCAATAATGCGGAGCGGAGCATTGTCGGCATCGAGCACTTGACCAAGCTCAAAGAGGTACAGCTCACAGGTAACAAGCACAATCCTTCACTACGCCGTGCACTCGATCAGCTCAAGGCTGAGAACACGAGGCGCCCCCAGTCCAATCAGCTCCAAGTCGTGGTGAAGTACTACTAGTGATCGCTCTGTTGCTGCTCTCTTTCTTCCAGACATCAAAATTATTAGTTCCGCTTGTTTATTTGTATCTGTGCTGCTTTTCCTTTCGTCCAATGTATTTCTTAGTTCGAGTCATGTGGTATACTTACTGTCGGAGATTTCGTTTGAAAATAAAGTATTTATTTGTGTTATACTTACTGTTCGAGTCGCTCTTACTTGATCAAAGTGAAGGGGTTGTAATACTTGTTCGTGATACTGATATACGCTACCTTATTTACATATGCATCAGCTGAGCTAAAGAGGCTTGCTATTTACAGATCGTTGGAACGATTTACATGCCTCAATACCcgtaatacatagtaattcttGTAGGTTTTTAGATGGGTAAATTGTAGTTGAAGTTGAATCTATTTTTCAGAGTTGTGGACACTGTGCAGTAGTCTACAGCTGATGCATACGGGATGTCGTTTTAGCATTGCTCAGAGATGACGTCCAAGTTGCCCGAGAGCTGGGTGAACTACAACAACTTCAACATATAGGTATGTACATTGAAGACTGCCAGGATAACGCTGCTGTTCTCCGAGAGCTTGGCCTCTCCTTGGGTAAGATGTGCTCCCTCCGGGGACTCGGCATATCGAATGGGAATCCAAATGGAAAGATGACCTTTCTCTATAACCTCCCCTCGTCGCCACGACTCCTTCGATACCTTAGGATCGAGGGCGTCCTCGATATTGGGTTGCCTAGCTGGATCGGGTCACTCACATACATGCAGGGCTTGTTGATGAGTGCAGGGCTTGTTGATGACCAACTATTTGGCGTCCTGTGTATGTTGCCGAACCTGAAGAGCATCTGGATGCAGTGGAAATGCTACAACGACGAAGTCTTAGTTGTGCGCAAAAGCCATAGCTTCCCGGTGCTCAGCAACCTGAAAGTGACCGCAGAAATGCCCAAAGTTCTTCAATTTGAACAAGGATCCATGGCACAGCTTGAGACACTTGAAATGAAATTCAGAAATGCGCAGCGGAGCATTGTCGGCATCGAGCACTTGGCCAAGCTGAAAGAGGTACAGCTCTCAGGTAACAAGGACAACCATTCACTATACCGTACCGTGCACTGGATGAGCTGAAGGCTGAGAACAGGAGGCGCCCGCAGTCCAAGCGGTTCCAAGTTGTGGTGAAATACGAGTGATCGCTCTGTTGCTGCTCTCTTTGTTCCAGACATCAAAATTAATTCCCAACTTGTGTTTTTCCTTTCGTCCAATGTACTTCCCAAATCCAATTCCCATTTACTAGTTCGAGTCATGGTGTATACTTGCTGTTGGAGATTTCGTTTGAAAATAAAGTATTTGTTTGCGGATGCGGCTCCTACTTGATCAGAGTGAAGGGGTTGTAACACTTGTTGCTATAATAAGAGGAAGCACACCAATGAATGTCAAACCAACATTTTTATCAAACCTGGCATTTCTGAAAAAGATCCTCATTGGACATTGGCATTAGCTGATACGATTTTTGGTGAAATTTTTTATAGCATTCATACTTTTCATAAACAATAAAAAGTGAATCCCAACACACAATTTTCCTTTTCTCAAAGCTATCAAAATTGTGTGCAATGCTGCCTCCTGAGAAAGAAAAGTATTAATGGTATGTTATGTGAAATCTGCCCCGGAGGCTCaggaagaaggaggcactaCGCAAGGTCGGTTTTGCATTTCTCAGAAATGACGTCCAAGTTGCCCGAGAGCTGGGTGAACTACAACAACTTCAACATATAGCTATGTACATTGAAGACTGCAAGGATAACGCTGAGGATGTACTCCCTCCGAAAACTCGACATATCGAATATGAATACTGGAAATGGAAAGCTGACCTTTCTCTATACCTTGTTGAGTTCACAATCCATCGCGCAAGGCTTGTTGGTGACCAATTATTCGGCGCCCAACCTGAGGAGCATCTGGATGGATTGGGACTGCTACAACGACGAAGTATTAGATGTGCGCAAAAGCCACAACTTCCCGGTGCTCAGCAACCTGAGAGTGACCTCAAAAATGCCCAACGTTTTCCAATTTGAGCAAGGATCCATGCCACAGCGTGAGACACTTCAAATGAGATTTCAGTGCTGTGGAGCGGAGCATTGTCGGCATCGAGCAGTTGACCAAGCTCAAAGAGGTACAGCTCATACGTGACAGGCACAACCCTTTTCTCCAGGAAGTACTGGATGACCTGAAGGCTGAGAACAGGATGCGCCCCCAGTCCAATCAGTTCCAAGTTGTGGTGAAGTACGAGTGATCGCTCTGTTGCTGCTCTCTTTCTTCTAGACATCAAAATTATTAGTTCCtcttgtttatttatttgtatcTGGTGTTGCTCCTTTTTCTTTCGTCCAGTGTATTTCCCAAATCCGATTCCCATTTATTAGTTCGAGTCATGTGCTATACTTACCGTTGGAGATTTCGTTTGCAAATAAAGTACTATTTGCTTGCGGTATACGGCTCTTACATGATCATTGTGAAGGGGTTGTAACACCTGTTCGGAATACTGGTATATACTACCTTATTTACATATGCGTGATAAACTCAAATGACAAGTTCACGTCCATTCATTATGCATAAATTTAACGTTTTATAATGTTGCACCCGATTTTAAAACCAAAAtcaaatgtaaactatatgtatattAGTATCagtttatatatacatatagcaaTGTCATTAGTGgataacagacacagtgctcaTCATTACAATACTATTTATACAAAATGATCACACgggtctaaaaaaattatatagcaGCGGAACAGAAAACATAGTGTAGTTCTGCACCACAGTCAGTCGACCAGAAGCTCCACAAACCTAGAACTCTGCACCGTCTTCATAATattcttcaaaagcttcaccttttgaaaagcaagcgtgagtatttctaatactcagcaagtgggagaaaaatatgacataGAGATTTAAACCAAGATTTTCTATCCTCTAGGAtttaatttgcataaaagccaattttaACCCTAACTACGGAAAAacagttttattttttaaaaaagaggtAAGAAGCGCAAAAGATCtcctttaacctccgagaattcaaccattTCATAACCATAGAAAACatccacccaactaatcatgtgagggtccatgccgctcGTAACTATGatcacggctgaatattcagtttgacactctgcagagtttgtacatttaacccatgagtcatgatcaTCTCTTTTGTTGGTACccatcggtaccttacacacttctaaggtgtgcgccaagagatcacttcGAGGCTTTTTTCAAAGAGTCTCCTAGTATGTACTCACCAAATAAGATTTCATCGCCGTACATAAGTGAAGTAACTCTCCACCCCAGAAACCCCCTCTTGTGacaggtagaatcgggaagtaccccttccttctctacacatccatttAGCTTATACACCACTGGGAGAATATCTAATTATTTAGCCAAGCCGTACTATATAGGTCTCATAGTTGTACTGTTATCatgggtggttgctccacaaaccggtccttattaTAGTCTGGGCAAGACCACGAGCTCACCAATAAGGGTAAATACTAAACATATCCAACCAAGATAACCATACCTGGAACACATCAACAGGCACACACCAACGTACCCTTCTTGCCCAAGCCCTAGATTCATTGTTGCTaattcccttaacaacatcaattatcaTAACAAACTTCCTGtctcaacttttagtttcataactcatgattcaccATGGACCGGAGGCACCGGCAGGGCTAAGCACGGCGGCGGGCGGCCGAAGAGAGGTAGGAAAGGCGCTCCGGTGGTCGGGAAGCTCTGACGAGTGGCAAAACCCAGAGAGGGAACGCCGGCGAACTCACCTCGAGCGAATACGAGGTCGGAGCAGGGCTGTGGAGGCCGAGCGACGATgagggcggaggcggcggtcggTGCGGTGCCGGGATTGGTGCTCCGGCAGCCGAACGACGATGAAGACCCACAGAAACAACTTCAGGGAAACCTGCAGTGCCGAAGAGGGGGGTTAGCTCGACCGGAGATGATGCGAACATGCGAAGAACCACGGCGGTGGCGCATCTCACCGGAGCAGAAGAAGACAAGAGTGGCGATGGCAATTCGAGCGGGGAAAAGGggtgtgagatggtggaggagtTATGGAACCACACCGTTGAGGTATAGGGCGGCTTAAATAGGGGAGAGAGTGAGCGGAGCAGCCAAAATTCAGAGGTGAAGGGGAGGCGGCCATTTAAAGGCCGACGATTTTCGCATCGATTCGGCATTAGAAAGGGAATAAAGAGGGGGAAACGGGCGAGGGTGCCTTGATGGCACTTAATGCCTCGGATTCGATCATTTTAGGGAGGAGAACGGGCGCGGGAGGCGCGGATTTGAACAGCGACCGGCGGAGGGGATCGGAGCCTGCGGAGGTGGAAGAAGGCAAGCTGGCGGCTCAGCTTGAGCCGGACCCGCATGATAGAGAGAGGCGGCGGGCTCATGCTCGGGGAATGGCCGGCTCAGCCGGGTGAGCTCGGCCTAGCAAGTGCGCGCAAGAGATGGCCGGGCCACGGCCCAAATCGGGGAGAGGGAGGGACAACGGCCCGGGGAGACAGGGGGAGGGAAAGAGGAGTGGTTTGGGCTCGACTTTGAGAGGAAAAATGGCACGGTTAGGATTTTAGAATTTAGAAAAGTTTTTCTATTTGCTTTTGAACCATTTTTGCAAGGGGATTTCAAACGAGCACCTTCTAGCGAATTTgcgcaaatatttttcacccataaaaacctattgcaaactatagcagcatgaatgcatcaagcatgattataacctatggaaaattaaatttataaattatttttctttctaattgaACAAAAACCTACATGCCCTATttaattctaacaaaattttatctattgagaaaatttgaaagttAGGGTGTTActgtaataccgaatttttgagaaaaaaaaagattttgaccaaaagttgactttttgatccgttgctcgtatagacgatcggagaccgtggttgcgttcatcttgtcgagacgaacccattttgctattcatatgtccgttccgggcactttgtgacccgttACAATCCCAATAAATCTAAACCgttgatttttataaaaaaaatttataaaagacGGATGGGTCGGTCATCAACCCGACCCATCCATCCAGAGCCTTCTCGCTCCCtctcgcgtctctctctctctcccctgcgCACTgcgccgtccccgccgcctctGCGCCACACCTCCGCTGTCGGCCCGCCGTCGCCACCGCTTGCGCGCCGCTGTCCACGTGAGCATCGCGCTGTTGACGAGCGCCGCGCGCCTGCGCCGCGTGCTGCGTGCCGCCGCCATGCACGCCGGCCATCgtggtctctctctccctcggtgTCCTGACCGAGAAAGAGAAAGGCTGGTcgaagaagaagccaggaagaagaaagccaggaaagggaaaagaaaaagagaaaagaaaagaaaagaaggaaaagaaaagaaaaaaagagaagaaagagaaaaagaaaaaaaaagaagaaaaagggaagagttggaaatttcgtaattttgtcagattcgtcgtcaatccttcgaaggtgattcTTCAGTAATTCTTAGATGTTTATGGTTatatcaaatcaatcaattcctgtcgtatcatttcatgtgattaaTAGTCcgattcgtttcgataatcgttattgattcgaagatacgacatccgagtcgaaacATTCATTTCTTTCCACGGAgtaaagtctaattagtgagaacttTGATTCggctctgaattggaaatagtatatcatttcatgtgatacagttttctgttcGGTTTTCTGAAATATAGGTGTATATGcgacgttttcagacgtaggattgacgcttcatattttatgtgttttaaatgtgttttagtgctaataatatacctgtacaggtggtactactTCCGGACGTTGTTGATCGAAAtttcttcgtcgcttttggtaaaaggcaagtaacgtgggggtgtgagtgctatgtttatattcatgtcttacttcttttgaaaataaaattgaagtatatggcatttttctaattcattcaaatcatggatgatgttgcatttgattatttaaatccatgcttttcttattgatttggatgGTACCATTGTCATCATGAACCagtttggtgttttttttttatatcacgAGTCATtcaaaaggaaattaagaattgacgtcaattcacatgcatacatatgcatttatgcatttcatatggtgataaaggccgatcactgccatcgtgcgtgattggtaccggtacatggagttgcatgagatgtttgcatcgtccagctctcaaatggagttgcatcatggcattcatacattcttttttttatgatatctggagAATATAGAATTCTGGGAGTTAAATGCCACATTTGTGGAAGATCGGGTTGGAGTCTGTCGTTACTTTCTCGACAAATATTCTGAAAAGATATTCTCTTCAAAACCATGTGGTTTTTTCTTGTTgttgtgagaagaatgtttaaTTCCCAAATACTCTTGAATTGggtgagatatgtttatattcatagctgttacttgctgagctcgtctcaccccctaTTAAATCTTTTGCAAGTATGTTTAgaatgttgacgtgcattttggggatggatcttggtagttgcacgcactACCTCATCACAATATCGATGACTCAACCGGTGTTTATAAGTTGTGTttttggtggtctgtcgtttgttttgtatatgttgtggtaagacgctggtagcgtcgtgaagatttctatatatatgttggttatatcatatattgtttGCTGTGATCTTTTTTATGGTCAGTTATACCGcccctatagaggaaatgctgccaaaattttctatttttaaataattatgcttagttgtaaagtagggtgttacagttacGTACAAGTCACACGACACGACTAACAACAAAAGTTATTATGACCATGAAAGCATAAAATGAATTCATACACACGCTATTTTACACATAACGTCAAGCTAGTACACTACTGCCTGCGCTTAGTGATTTcataacactactacagaactagtcatAGATGGCGGCTCATCACTATCAGTTGTGCAAGAACCAACAGTGAAAatatatcactaccagttctcaATCTCTCGCGCCCGAATCATGATACAGCAgctaagaaccggcattgatagtcggtatcagtgccggttttagcCACAAACCACCATTGATACTCCGTTCAGACATGAAATTTTGATCGATTCtagtttttcctcatcctcacGTCCGGCTCCAGAGATTTTTGTTTTGGCTCTCCCTCTGTCTTATC from Phragmites australis chromosome 14, lpPhrAust1.1, whole genome shotgun sequence includes these protein-coding regions:
- the LOC133890055 gene encoding disease resistance protein Pik-2-like; its protein translation is MEGAAQTVLSNAGQLLGAEYRLLRGVGSEVAELRDDLATMNALLRMQSEAEDGAVDHFAREWMKQLRELACDAEDCVDLYKLRIKCRPNDGVRAWLERLLGTLLRRRRLASEISALRARAVAVSERHARYGVDRDALRRSPSLSGPPVLAASASAHALRPANGPAADHHQLVGIDDQARSLVERLKERVNEERYLKVFSVVGFGGGGKTTLAMEVCRRLEAEFPCQAMVSVSQAFEPGRDLKALLKRVLQQVVKFKTENERGVKEEGDLGGIDDLDEQHLADKLKESINDKRYLIVIDDVWTIRAWEAIQFVLPENNCGSRIIVTTRIEMVAKSCSTASVSGHGIHQMEPLKLEDSKKLFLSRAFGSVDASYPEELEDVMGNILKKCGGLPLAIVSIASVLVGYRSSGSKDKWETISKSIGSQMESNPTLEGMKHIVTLSYNHLPHELKGCIMYFSIFPEDYEINKDRLLTRWIAEGLVPEKRGLTVMEVAESYLDELVSRNMIVPHFGYDGKVESCRVHDMLLEVMVSKSLECNFISLLGGQYAAMSYDRIRRLSIQGDDDMRPQGAQQHKKKMTGQGIGGMDVEHVRSLSMFQLQTHKLLDHLDKLSLLRVLDLEDCEGLTNDHMIYVCRLYLLRFLSVKGTNITKMPPQVGKLEHLQTLDTRGTFLGGLPETMINLENLERIHFRNKHAWNVLWNLPRGLRKMKALREVDIAFLRDDVQVARELGELQQLQSIGMYIHDCQYNSEFLRELALSLSKMYSLRRLDISNMNIGNGKMTFLYNLPTPPRLLRHLRIEGVLDDGLPSWIGSLTYLVEFTIMRTRLVGDQLFGVLCKLPNLKSICMDQDFCNDEVLVVRKSHNFPVLSNLIVTYKPQRPKVFQFEQGSMTRLETLQIGFNNAERSIVGIEHLTKLKEVQLTGNKHNPSLRRALDQLKAENTRRPQSNQLQVVVKYY